From Primulina huaijiensis isolate GDHJ02 chromosome 15, ASM1229523v2, whole genome shotgun sequence, one genomic window encodes:
- the LOC140960049 gene encoding ACT domain-containing protein ACR11-like, translating into MAVAMVSSGSNFGLYSNLNARQLNSSAPPFICSFGFDPIHLSCAVSKRSSSSSASVFIPKASLSTTVEDGKSEEADVIPIPSVIIDQDSDPDATIVEITFGDRLGALLDTMNALKNLGLNVVKANVYLDSSGKHNKFAITRASSGRKVDDPELLEAIRLTIINNLLEYHPESSAQLAMGAAFGALTPNQTVDVDIATHVRVYDDGPDQSLLYVETADRPGLLVDLVKIVTDINIAVKSGEFDTEGLLAKAKFHVSYKGEALIKPLQMVLANSLRYFLRRPTTEEASF; encoded by the exons ATGGCTGTGGCCATGGTTTCTTCGGGGAGCAATTTCGGGCTTTACAGTAATTTAAATGCTAGGCAACTCAATTCAAGTGCACCTCCTTTCATTTGTTCATTTGGTTTCGATCCAATTCATCTATCTTGCGCTGTATCCAAGAGGAG CTCATCATCTTCCGCCAGTGTATTTATACCAAAAGCATCTTTAAGTACGACTGTTGAG GATGGAAAATCTGAGGAGGCTGATGTAATTCCTATCCCCAGTGTGATAATAGATCAAGATTCGGATCCGGATGCCACTATTGTTGAGATTACCTTTGGGGATCGGCTTGGGGCTCTTCTGGACACG ATGAATGCACTGAAGAACCTTGGACTAAATGTCGTCAAGGCGAATGTGTACCTTGATTCATCTGGCAAACACAACAAATTTGCCATCACTAGAGC TTCATCAGGGAGAAAGGTGGATGACCCAGAGTTGCTTGAGGCTATTCGTTTGACAATCATCAACAATTTGCTCGAGTATCATCCA GAGTCGAGTGCCCAGTTAGCTATGGGAGCTGCGTTTGGCGCGCTGACACCAAATCAAACG GTTGATGTTGATATAGCCACCCATGTCCGTGTCTATGATGACGGTCCTGATCAAAG TTTGCTCTACGTAGAGACAGCGGATCGTCCTGGGTTACTGGTGGATCTTGTAAAGATAGTAACTGATATAAACATTGCTGTTAAATCAGGAGAGTTCGACACTGAG GGCTTGTTGGCCAAGGCAAAATTTCATGTAAGTTACAAAGGTGAAGCTCTGATCAAACCTCTTCAAATG GTTCTTGCAAATAGTTTGCGGTATTTCTTGAGGAGACCTACGACGGAGGAGGCGAGTTTTTAA